TTTTTATAGTGTGACTGGACTCCACTTTATGCCGGGATATTCATATTTCGGCTTCAGGTCAAAGTTATTGATAGTCAGGTAATTGTAATATTCATATTATGCATTACCGCTTTTTATCTATGCTTTGTCTATAGTTTCCAACGCCAAAAACATAAAATTCGACGTGAAGTAAACGACTTGCGGAACCGTTATCGCCAACCGGGATACCGTATTATTCAATACATTACTATTTGCGCATACCCGGTATGCGTTTTTAGCCAAAAACCTTGAACTATTAGGAAAACAAGACCGTTAAATTTTTGTAATTTCTTTTATAAGGCTTTTACCATAATATTCACATTGTAATATTTATATTTGCCCTACATTTGTTAAAAAATAATCTATTTTGAAAGTAACAAGAGAAGCAAAAACGGCAATTTTAGTAATAGGCGCAATACTATTATTTATATGGGGATACAGCTTTTTAAAGGGCAGGGACCTTTTTAATTCCTACAAAACCTATTATGTAATTTATAAAGATGTTGAAGGCCTTTCGCCTTCGGCACCAATTACGCTCAACGGCCTTGTGGTAGGCAAAGTAACCGGTATTACATTCACCGACAATGAAACCGGCCTGCTGAAAGTAGAAATGCAGGTAAAAACGGATTTCCCTATATCTAAGACCAGCTACGCAACACTATATGAGCCCGGTTTTATAGGAGGCAAGCAGATTGCGATTATACCCGACCTTAAAAACCAGACCCCAGCCGAGGATGGCGACCAGCTGAAAGCAGGCCTTAAGCCGGGAATGCTTTCTGTAGTAGGGGAAAAGCTATCGCCGCTGCAGACAAAAGTAGAAGCGACCGTAGTTTCTGCTGACAGCCTTCTGCACAACCTTAACAACGTTGTGGATAAGCAGACGCAGGAAAACCTTCGTCGTACTATTGCCGAAATGAGCGCTACCATGCAGGAATTCAACAAGGCAGCGAAATCACTTAATGGTGTAATTTCAGGAAATAAAGCAAATATTGATGCCACAATGGCAAATCTTAATAAGACTTCTGCTAACTTTGCTGAAATATCAGACTCGGTTAATCCGGAGCAGCTTTCGTTAGCTATAAGCAGCCTGGAGCATTCTATGGCAGAAGTAGATAAGATGATGGCCGATGTGCAGGCAGGCAAGGGTTCGCTGGGCAAGCTGCTGAAAGACGAGGTTATGTATAACAACCTCGCCGATGCATCGAACGAGTTGAAATTGCTGCTTGCAGATTTGAAAAATAACCCTAAGCGCTACGTTCATTTCTCAGTATTCGGGAAAAAAGGTACTCCCTATGAAGAGACCCCAAAGAAGTAGCGTGAGGGACAGAGACCGACAGATCACCTTGTTATTATGGCTTATATAGACAATATTCTTTTTGTTATAGTCCTTGCATTAGGATTTGGGTACTTTGCCCTGAATGTAAAAAAACTGGTACGCAACATTAAGCTTGGGCGGGACATCGACAGGCGTGACAACCCCGGCGCACGCTGGAGCAATATGGCTATGATCGCCCTGGGCCAGTCGAAAATGGTGAAGCGCCCGGTTGCGGGTATACTTCACATTATCGTCTATGTAGGCTTTGTTATCATCAACATCGAATTGCTGGAGATCATCATCGACGGTATATTCGGTACCCACCGCCTTTTTTCATTCATGGGTGGCTTTTACAGCTT
Above is a genomic segment from Flavobacterium album containing:
- a CDS encoding MlaD family protein, with translation MKVTREAKTAILVIGAILLFIWGYSFLKGRDLFNSYKTYYVIYKDVEGLSPSAPITLNGLVVGKVTGITFTDNETGLLKVEMQVKTDFPISKTSYATLYEPGFIGGKQIAIIPDLKNQTPAEDGDQLKAGLKPGMLSVVGEKLSPLQTKVEATVVSADSLLHNLNNVVDKQTQENLRRTIAEMSATMQEFNKAAKSLNGVISGNKANIDATMANLNKTSANFAEISDSVNPEQLSLAISSLEHSMAEVDKMMADVQAGKGSLGKLLKDEVMYNNLADASNELKLLLADLKNNPKRYVHFSVFGKKGTPYEETPKK